A region of Roseobacter litoralis Och 149 DNA encodes the following proteins:
- a CDS encoding polysaccharide deacetylase family protein: MIKLKSHDRYDYTAITARSDYSWPGGKRLAVYIGLNLEHFAFGEGLGAELAPGGPQPDILNYAWRDYGNRVGAWRMLEMFDAMNLPASVLANSAMYDYAPDLMAAFSARGDEIVGHGRTNSERQSALSPADEEALIVEATEVLTKAEEKAPKGWLSPWIAESPVTPDLLKKTGYDYTLNWCMDDQPIWMRTAHGPLLSIPYPQEANDIPSIVARKDGAAAFADILIDTFDEMLEQSKSEPLVMGIALHPYLVGQPYRLRHLRRALTHICRCRDDIWITQAGSIYDVFPKKVDA, translated from the coding sequence ATGATCAAATTAAAGAGCCACGACCGATATGATTACACCGCGATCACAGCCAGATCTGATTACTCATGGCCCGGCGGCAAACGATTGGCCGTCTATATCGGTCTGAACCTTGAACACTTTGCCTTCGGTGAAGGGTTGGGTGCAGAACTTGCACCCGGCGGGCCACAACCCGATATTCTGAACTATGCATGGCGCGATTATGGCAACCGCGTTGGCGCATGGCGGATGCTCGAAATGTTCGACGCAATGAACCTGCCCGCGAGCGTCCTGGCTAATTCTGCGATGTATGATTACGCACCTGACCTTATGGCGGCATTCAGCGCGCGTGGCGATGAAATTGTCGGCCATGGCCGTACCAATTCGGAGCGTCAAAGCGCCCTGTCCCCTGCGGACGAAGAAGCCCTGATCGTTGAAGCGACAGAGGTTCTGACCAAGGCCGAAGAAAAAGCCCCAAAAGGTTGGCTCTCGCCCTGGATTGCGGAAAGTCCTGTCACGCCTGATTTGTTGAAAAAGACAGGTTATGACTATACCTTGAACTGGTGCATGGACGATCAACCCATCTGGATGAGAACCGCGCACGGACCGCTTCTTTCCATCCCATATCCGCAAGAAGCCAACGACATCCCCTCCATTGTTGCCCGTAAAGACGGTGCTGCGGCGTTTGCCGATATTCTGATCGACACCTTCGACGAGATGCTGGAGCAATCGAAATCGGAACCCTTGGTGATGGGCATTGCTTTGCATCCTTATCTTGTCGGCCAACCCTACCGCCTGCGTCACCTACGCCGCGCTTTGACCCATATTTGCCGATGCCGCGATGACATCTGGATAACCCAAGCGGGTTCGATCTATGATGTATTCCCCAAAAAAGTTGATGCGTAA
- a CDS encoding nuclear transport factor 2 family protein — protein sequence MDQKTDPAIAAKMIVEAYLERSMVPDPVGARAYVSDDFDITFTGGRKFTGPDQTAAFNAKRYKWVKKKFLRTDAAHDPATGDVHVYNTGYLYGEWLDGTTFDTNRYMDSFVVRNGQIVSTNVWNDSAEILLEKAGLSEAPL from the coding sequence ATGGACCAGAAAACCGACCCCGCCATCGCCGCGAAAATGATTGTCGAAGCTTATCTCGAACGTTCAATGGTGCCTGACCCAGTGGGTGCGCGCGCCTATGTGTCGGATGATTTTGATATCACCTTTACCGGTGGCCGTAAATTCACCGGGCCGGACCAGACGGCCGCCTTCAACGCTAAGCGTTATAAGTGGGTGAAGAAGAAGTTTCTGCGCACCGATGCCGCCCATGATCCGGCAACGGGGGACGTTCATGTTTACAATACGGGCTATCTCTACGGCGAATGGCTTGATGGCACGACGTTCGATACCAATCGCTATATGGACAGCTTTGTTGTCCGCAACGGTCAGATCGTAAGCACCAATGTTTGGAACGACAGCGCAGAAATACTGCTTGAAAAGGCAGGCTTGTCCGAGGCTCCGTTATGA